The proteins below come from a single Clupea harengus chromosome 21, Ch_v2.0.2, whole genome shotgun sequence genomic window:
- the LOC116218188 gene encoding uncharacterized protein LOC116218188, which translates to MVKVFFTSIGYAGRYLGEIQTDLQKRLCVTEVSDVQECDVIVALCTIVSRAGTDVEAALNVIPTSKPTLLMVFHHTFNRDDIVPDTQKYVEGRGKTVDLLFNEDQGLLFCRRNEDSKGRAADFLSGYDTSYPRYKVPSAVNYSRIHKVLLLCLLVLLGIIIIELAVYAVIAVTKVLCYLELLNMFRCMFDSISHHAWNMSLPVERLDE; encoded by the exons ATGGTTAAGGTATTTTTCACTTCCATTGGATATGCTGGGAGGTACCTTGGAGAGATCCAGACCGATCTCCAAAAACGACTTTGTGTGACCGAAGTCAGTGATGTacaggaatgtgatgtcatcgTGGCCCTTTGTACAATCGTCTCTCGAGCTGGAACTGATGTTGAGGCTGCACTGAATGTGATTCCAA CCTCAAAGCCTACACTTCTTATGGTGTTTCACCACACATTCAACCGGGACGACATAGTACCCGACACCCAGAAGTATGTcgaagggagaggaaagacGGTAGACCTGCTTTTCAATGAAGATCAAGGACTACTTTTTTGCAGAAGAAATGAAGACTCCAAGGGAAGGGCTGCAGATTTCCTTAGCGGATATGACACATCTTATCCTAGATACAAGGTGCCAAGTGCCGTAAATTATTCGCGTATACACAAGGTGCTGCTCCTTTGTCTGCTTGTTTTGCTTGGCATTATAATCATTGAGCTGGCAGTTTACGCTGTAATTGCGGTCACAAAAGTTTTGTGTTATCTTGAGCTACTTAATATGTTTAGATGTATGTTTGACTCAATTTCCCATCATGCATGGaacatgtcacttcctgttgagcGTTTGGATGAATGA
- the LOC116218183 gene encoding zinc finger protein 135-like isoform X2 yields the protein MRVCSRFGQYPASKMTNVTVSNLQTQLASIIELLTKAAVSEVIKLFDDSYTVLRLEISQNQNEKEALKRKLHEVEEELTCVRMRLETGLPPSNCPPPTNHELEDWTSSLRGGEAVTEGIGPELPLTSEHKSFRENPCLMRIKEERPGDDLWNQEAESVRYDITVAGNSGVSQQLSPEPVEFGELRLKVEQVEQVSQGDSMEDEQTQSCTGDQHGSQEWNLIIKEEGDVDDSFPPLLPRFEQAIGYFHPNPISPEHHAPPETSHAPPPLPGTSAEAVSAFLGTNIYVAPPQGRRTGKKPIVCPVCNKQLQSPSKLVKHMRKHTGERPYTCGICGIAFTLTSSLKTHERFHSGLRPYSCSVCGKDYTLSHHLKRHMHSHFREQSARPKAQQQQQQQQQQQQPQVR from the exons atgcGAGTTTGTAGCCGTTTTGGACAGTACCCAGCATCTAAAATGACTAACGTTACCGTTAGCAATTTACAGACGCAGTTGGCTTCTATAATTGAGCTCTTGACAAAGGCAGCTGTTTCAGAAGTAATCAAACTTTTTGACGACAGTTACACGGTATTGCGCCTTGAGATTTCCCAAAATCAAAACGAAAAAGAGGCACTTAAAAGGAAATTACATGAAGTAGAAGAGGAGCTCACATGTGTTCGAATGCGTCTTGAAACAG GCCTACCCCCTTCCAACTGCCCTCCCCCCACAAATCATGAGTTGGAAGACTGGACGAGTTCATTAAGAGGTGGAGAGGCAGTGACAGAGGGTATCGGCCCTGAACTGCCGCTCACCAGTGAGCACAAG TCTTTCAGAGAGAACCCATGCCTCATGCGCATCAAAGAAGAGAGACCTGGAGATGATCTTTGGAACCAAGAAGCAG AGTCTGTGAGGTATGACATCACTGTTGCTGGGAACTCCGGAGTCAGCCAGCAGCTCTCTCCG GAGCCTGTGGAGTTTGGTGAGCTCAGGCTGAAGGTGGAGCAGGTGGAGCAGGTGTCCCAGGGTGATTCCATGGAGGACGAGCAGACCCAGAGCTGTACAGGGGACCAGCACGGGTCCCAGGAGTGGAACCTCATCATCAAAGAGGAAGGCGACGTGGACGACAGCTTCCCACCACTCCTCCCCAGGTTCGAGCAGGCCATCGGCTACTTCCACCCCAACCCCATCAGCCCCGAGCACCATGCTCCTCCGGAAACGTCCCACGCCCCACCCCCGCTGCCTGGAACCAGCGCAGAGGCAGTCAGCGCTTTCCTGGGGACCAATATATATGTTGCACCGCCTCAAGGGAGGCGCACAGGGAAGAAGCCCATCGTCTGCCCGGTGTGCAACAAGCAGCTGCAGTCGCCCTCTAAGCTCGTCAAGCACATGCGGAAGCACACGGGCGAGCGGCCGTACACCTGCGGGATCTGTGGCATTGCCTTCACGCTGACGAGCAGCCTGAAGACGCACGAGAGGTTCCACAGCGGCCTGCGGCCGTACAGCTGCTCCGTCTGCGGCAAGGACTACACCCTCTCGCACCACCTCAAgagacacatgcactctcacttCAGGGAGCAGAGCGCCAGGCCCaaggcccagcagcagcagcagcagcagcagcagcagcagcagccacaggtTAGGtag
- the LOC116218183 gene encoding zinc finger protein 263-like isoform X1, translating to MRVCSRFGQYPASKMTNVTVSNLQTQLASIIELLTKAAVSEVIKLFDDSYTVLRLEISQNQNEKEALKRKLHEVEEELTCVRMRLETGLPPSNCPPPTNHELEDWTSSLRGGEAVTEGIGPELPLTSEHKQSFRENPCLMRIKEERPGDDLWNQEAESVRYDITVAGNSGVSQQLSPEPVEFGELRLKVEQVEQVSQGDSMEDEQTQSCTGDQHGSQEWNLIIKEEGDVDDSFPPLLPRFEQAIGYFHPNPISPEHHAPPETSHAPPPLPGTSAEAVSAFLGTNIYVAPPQGRRTGKKPIVCPVCNKQLQSPSKLVKHMRKHTGERPYTCGICGIAFTLTSSLKTHERFHSGLRPYSCSVCGKDYTLSHHLKRHMHSHFREQSARPKAQQQQQQQQQQQQPQVR from the exons atgcGAGTTTGTAGCCGTTTTGGACAGTACCCAGCATCTAAAATGACTAACGTTACCGTTAGCAATTTACAGACGCAGTTGGCTTCTATAATTGAGCTCTTGACAAAGGCAGCTGTTTCAGAAGTAATCAAACTTTTTGACGACAGTTACACGGTATTGCGCCTTGAGATTTCCCAAAATCAAAACGAAAAAGAGGCACTTAAAAGGAAATTACATGAAGTAGAAGAGGAGCTCACATGTGTTCGAATGCGTCTTGAAACAG GCCTACCCCCTTCCAACTGCCCTCCCCCCACAAATCATGAGTTGGAAGACTGGACGAGTTCATTAAGAGGTGGAGAGGCAGTGACAGAGGGTATCGGCCCTGAACTGCCGCTCACCAGTGAGCACAAG CAGTCTTTCAGAGAGAACCCATGCCTCATGCGCATCAAAGAAGAGAGACCTGGAGATGATCTTTGGAACCAAGAAGCAG AGTCTGTGAGGTATGACATCACTGTTGCTGGGAACTCCGGAGTCAGCCAGCAGCTCTCTCCG GAGCCTGTGGAGTTTGGTGAGCTCAGGCTGAAGGTGGAGCAGGTGGAGCAGGTGTCCCAGGGTGATTCCATGGAGGACGAGCAGACCCAGAGCTGTACAGGGGACCAGCACGGGTCCCAGGAGTGGAACCTCATCATCAAAGAGGAAGGCGACGTGGACGACAGCTTCCCACCACTCCTCCCCAGGTTCGAGCAGGCCATCGGCTACTTCCACCCCAACCCCATCAGCCCCGAGCACCATGCTCCTCCGGAAACGTCCCACGCCCCACCCCCGCTGCCTGGAACCAGCGCAGAGGCAGTCAGCGCTTTCCTGGGGACCAATATATATGTTGCACCGCCTCAAGGGAGGCGCACAGGGAAGAAGCCCATCGTCTGCCCGGTGTGCAACAAGCAGCTGCAGTCGCCCTCTAAGCTCGTCAAGCACATGCGGAAGCACACGGGCGAGCGGCCGTACACCTGCGGGATCTGTGGCATTGCCTTCACGCTGACGAGCAGCCTGAAGACGCACGAGAGGTTCCACAGCGGCCTGCGGCCGTACAGCTGCTCCGTCTGCGGCAAGGACTACACCCTCTCGCACCACCTCAAgagacacatgcactctcacttCAGGGAGCAGAGCGCCAGGCCCaaggcccagcagcagcagcagcagcagcagcagcagcagcagccacaggtTAGGtag